A genomic segment from Leptospira perdikensis encodes:
- a CDS encoding right-handed parallel beta-helix repeat-containing protein: MKKNKKILLGVAIAVFITLGMNHCSSEDPANSAFVHVTMMDNAFHPPVIRTFKGGKIRFVNEGNNPHNAISINKDWSTEKTFGNLAMFRAAHTDVFFPEEGVYPYFCSFHASPDGKIGMTGVAVIGNASYNPQTNITKSKISKKWTGVTRKVPSQYKTIQNAVDAASPGDLVLVAKGIYKEEVTVTTPSIVIRGEDRNETIIDGEFLRGNGIMVVGADGVAVENLTTRNATLNGVYWTGVKGYRGSYLTAYNNGDYGIYAFDSVDGLMEHSYASGSPDSGFYVGQCNPCNAIINDVISENNALGYSGTNSSGNLYLLSSIWRKNQLGIGPNTLDRELLPPQKQIVVKKNIVYDNNNTNAPSKKLEYPSIGNGIALLGALENLVEDNLVFNHKNYGILVTMNIDENIWISNNNVVRNNKVYHSGRGDIALSGPVNVGNCFEGNSYGVSSPPLLETLQSCTGIRYPHIGDLSSSIGLLALFVQANLREFVLGSYKNQPIPPSQMSMPKESLVNVIPAHDVFEANKGLITSAELPKLSQAEFDAATNPMYTSGWRVHFPGTIKTWYFHLMGYLLPFAIFAAWTGLAILDRFSAKGSKLDFYFWLILLVPFIGSLVYLYSKESKISKTVRNTVVIGGIFLFFTILAYAGYAMTAVTEPSVV; this comes from the coding sequence ATGAAAAAGAATAAAAAGATTTTATTAGGAGTCGCAATTGCAGTATTCATAACACTTGGTATGAATCATTGCAGTTCAGAAGATCCTGCCAATTCGGCCTTTGTCCATGTCACGATGATGGATAATGCCTTTCACCCACCAGTCATTCGAACCTTCAAAGGCGGAAAAATTCGATTTGTGAACGAAGGGAACAATCCTCACAATGCGATCTCGATCAATAAAGATTGGTCAACGGAGAAAACATTTGGAAACCTAGCGATGTTTCGCGCAGCCCATACCGATGTGTTCTTTCCTGAAGAAGGTGTGTACCCATATTTCTGCTCTTTCCATGCATCACCAGATGGTAAAATTGGAATGACCGGTGTTGCTGTGATTGGAAATGCATCTTACAATCCGCAAACGAACATAACAAAATCCAAAATATCAAAAAAATGGACAGGAGTGACTCGTAAGGTTCCTTCTCAATACAAAACCATTCAGAATGCAGTGGATGCAGCTTCTCCTGGCGACTTAGTTCTTGTTGCCAAAGGAATTTATAAAGAAGAAGTCACAGTCACCACTCCTTCGATTGTGATTCGTGGGGAAGATCGTAATGAAACCATTATCGATGGCGAGTTTTTACGTGGAAACGGAATCATGGTGGTGGGAGCCGATGGAGTTGCTGTAGAAAACCTAACAACAAGAAATGCTACATTAAATGGTGTGTATTGGACTGGTGTGAAAGGTTACCGAGGATCCTATTTAACGGCTTATAACAACGGTGATTATGGAATTTATGCTTTTGATTCTGTTGATGGACTGATGGAACATTCTTATGCTTCTGGATCTCCTGATTCTGGATTTTATGTAGGTCAATGTAATCCTTGTAATGCGATTATTAACGATGTTATTTCTGAGAACAATGCGCTTGGTTATTCTGGAACCAATTCAAGTGGAAACTTGTATCTTTTATCTTCTATATGGAGAAAAAACCAATTGGGTATTGGTCCAAATACACTGGATAGAGAGTTACTTCCTCCTCAAAAACAAATTGTGGTGAAGAAAAATATTGTTTATGATAATAACAATACGAATGCTCCTTCTAAAAAATTGGAATATCCATCGATTGGAAACGGTATCGCTTTACTTGGAGCCTTAGAGAATTTGGTCGAAGACAACTTAGTTTTTAATCATAAGAACTATGGAATTTTGGTCACAATGAATATCGACGAAAACATTTGGATCTCCAATAACAACGTCGTAAGGAACAATAAAGTTTATCATTCCGGCAGGGGAGACATTGCTCTTAGTGGGCCAGTAAATGTGGGAAACTGTTTTGAAGGAAACTCTTATGGAGTGTCTAGTCCCCCCTTACTTGAAACCCTTCAATCGTGTACGGGCATTCGTTATCCTCATATAGGTGACTTATCTTCTAGTATTGGCCTACTTGCCCTCTTTGTACAGGCAAACCTTCGGGAATTTGTACTCGGTTCTTATAAAAACCAACCAATCCCTCCATCTCAAATGAGTATGCCTAAGGAAAGTTTGGTGAATGTGATTCCTGCACATGATGTTTTTGAGGCAAACAAAGGTTTGATAACTTCTGCCGAACTGCCGAAACTGAGCCAAGCAGAATTTGATGCTGCCACAAACCCTATGTATACATCGGGATGGAGAGTTCATTTTCCGGGCACTATCAAAACATGGTATTTCCACCTAATGGGATATTTGTTGCCATTTGCAATCTTTGCTGCTTGGACAGGACTTGCTATCTTGGATCGATTCTCTGCAAAAGGTTCTAAGTTAGATTTTTATTTTTGGCTGATTCTACTTGTTCCATTTATTGGATCTTTGGTTTATTTATACTCTAAAGAATCAAAAATTTCTAAGACTGTTCGGAACACAGTAGTGATTGGTGGTATTTTTCTTTTCTTTACCATTCTGGCTTATGCCGGTTATGCGATGACGGCGGTTACAGAACCGTCTGTAGTTTAA